The Deltaproteobacteria bacterium sequence CCGACTGCGGCACCGAGTTGGAGGTCACCAGCCTCGATCCTCCGGCGGTGGAAGAGGCGCCTTCGGAAGAGGAAGACTGGGGGGAATGAGCTTGAAGATAGGTTTGCTTCATTCACTGGTCCGGCCCGAGGAGAAGCTTCTGATCAAGGAGTTCCGGAAGCATTCCGGCGTGGAACTCCAAATGA is a genomic window containing:
- the lysW gene encoding lysine biosynthesis protein LysW, which gives rise to MAECPVCGAELALEDDAVEGELITCADCGTELEVTSLDPPAVEEAPSEEEDWGE